In Phlebotomus papatasi isolate M1 chromosome 1, Ppap_2.1, whole genome shotgun sequence, the following proteins share a genomic window:
- the LOC129803157 gene encoding muscle M-line assembly protein unc-89, translating to MKTRSKDKESDKLPSPRRSTDGASGKKTGKVTKVRETKTKMNATKNISKVIKLPLKDKKNLPGDISEQTEMIPSEEVVKRSRRKPAKIAAATVTSQGITATRGKKIAAEKGDEKQPSKRSKRQQEKAGNEEQIKEKSDGGVKDMAKSQGRKAKTPLEPVPEEKSDKSPVKKESRLRKQAAETQAGPSKGISTNDAAPDVPEVKKTRRVRNRKENLVNEDPVPEKRPTRTRGKTPVQKAEASEIKSQPLRKRKNVTKNSEKQDVARDKGKATGSRGEAKVQDSDTFESDTPQKTPLEVNVVVHHPPAQLSESDEELSDKENKVRQNVSTNSEPAANASVEKKPIYKILGSKANPVALDQLIVMEDAAAGETSGVYDFSLSQNGAGGKDAKKKRKRRRRIVMPKKVKTKRIWSDKEVNRAKKKMTVTQMKMEKLQSIPAHIREKVRDKEKLKNRQSLHASTPLKTVQRMDVANVISPIHQTDEEFVERPASETHEIDNDMDDSRFVENLSGDKTTVDPPRKDDVQPWRTDEAHSLPTTSHVRHSDHDFLPTFSSDVIIKATPKKPKPSPRTPQTKSNDLDHSDPGPSSLPEKTFRISPASKSAENVNTEQNIPDKEDPIFNYTLENFFGFETENTLEVDVEIAEKHGEDALRKERERLKALAPPKKKVKIEKVTPVRRGKRVQQLTIKEAIPSTSRQPHKKTPDEDIFEPEKPDRREKRAQKLTSKEAIPSTSRQPPKEAPDENIFAPERPEPRKSYSRPKARQIERESSDDSDEEKPPQTVEEEGEEIMKKYQKKTKTKSKAKVKVKDLKQQQELEEFCTSFNEMCDEVEQFEMLVE from the coding sequence ATGAAAACTCGATCAAAGGACAAGGAAAGTGACAAATTACCATCTCCACGAAGATCTACTGATGGAGCTTCTGGTAAAAAGACTGGAAAAGTCACTAAGGTCCGGGAGACAAAGACTAAAATGAATGCCACAAAAAACATTTCTAAAGTAATTAAATTACCACTAAAAGATAAGAAAAATCTCCCTGGAGATATTTCTGAGCAAACAGAGATGATTCCAAGTGAGGAAGTTGTGAAGCGTTCTCGAAGGAAGCCGGCGAAAATAGCCGCTGCAACGGTAACGTCTCAGGGAATAACGGCAactagaggaaaaaaaattgctgCAGAGAAGGGAGATGAAAAACAGCCTTCGAAAAGATCTAAAAGGCAGCAGGAGAAGGCAGGAAATGAAGAACAGATCAAGGAGAAATCTGATGGAGGAGTTAAGGATATGGCAAAAAGTCAAGGcagaaaagccaaaaccccTCTTGAACCGGTCCCAGAGGAAAAAAGTGATAAGTCCCCAGTGAAAAAAGAAAGTCGGTTGAGAAAGCAAGCTGCCGAAACTCAGGCAGGACCAAGCAAAGGAATCAGTACAAATGATGCTGCACCTGACGTGCCAGAGGTAAAGAAAACACGGAGGGTACGCAACAGGAAGGAAAATTTAGTGAATGAGGATCCAGTGCCAGAGAAAAGACCTACAAGGACAAGAGGGAAGACTCCAGTTCAAAAAGCAGAAGCTTCTGAAATCAAAAGCCAGCCTCTCCGGAAGAGAAAGAATGTCACTAAAAACAGTGAAAAACAGGATGTAGCTAGAGATAAAGGGAAAGCCACTGGTAGTCGTGGAGAGGCAAAAGTACAGGATAGCGATACATTCGAGTCAGATACACCCCAGAAAACACCGCTGGAGGTAAATGTTGTTGTTCATCATCCACCTGCTCAGCTAAGTGAAAGTGATGAAGAATTATCAGACAAAGAAAATAAAGTAAGGCAGAATGTATCAACAAATTCTGAACCTGCTGCAAATGCAAGTGTCGAGAAGAAGCCTATTTACAAGATTCTGGGATCAAAAGCTAATCCTGTGGCTTTGGATCAGTTGATTGTGATGGAAGATGCGGCAGCAGGTGAAACCAGTGGTGTCTATGACTTCTCCCTGAGTCAAAATGGAGCTGGTGGTAAAGATGCGAAGAAAAAGCGAAAGCGCAGAAGACGCATAGTTATGCCGAAAAAGGTTAAAACTAAGAGAATTTGGAGTGATAAGGAAGTCAATAGGGCCAAGAAGAAAATGACAGTGACGCAGATGAAGATGGAGAAACTGCAATCAATTCCGGCTCATATTCGTGAAAAAGTCAGGGATAAAGAGAAATTGAAGAATAGGCAATCTCTGCATGCATCAACTCCCTTGAAAACTGTTCAGAGAATGGATGTGGCAAATGTGATATCGCCAATTCACCAAACCGATGAGGAATTCGTGGAGAGGCCGGCTTCTGAAACTCACGAGATCGACAATGACATGGATGATTCCagatttgttgaaaatttgtcCGGAGACAAAACTACGGTTGATCCTCCGAGGAAGGATGATGTTCAGCCATGGAGAACAGATGAGGCTCATTCTCTGCCCACAACATCCCATGTAAGACATTCAGATCATGACTTCCTGCCCACTTTTTCCAGCGATGTGATCATCAAGGCTACTCCGAAGAAGCCAAAGCCGTCCCCCAGAACACCACAAACAAAATCCAATGATCTTGATCATTCTGATCCAGGACCATCATCCCTTCCTGAAAAGACATTCAGAATCAGTCCTGCTTCCAAGTCCGCAGAAAATGTCAACACTGAACAAAATATCCCAGATAAGGAAGATCCTATTTTCAATTACACTCTGGAGAATTTCTTTGGTTTCGAAACAGAAAATACCCTCGAAGTGGATGTGGAGATTGCTGAGAAACATGGAGAGGATGCGCTGCGCAAGGAGCGAGAACGCCTTAAAGCACTAGCTCCGCctaaaaagaaagtaaaaattgaaaaagtaactCCAGTTCGTCGTGGAAAAAGGGTACAACAGCTCACAATTAAGGAGGCCATTCCTTCAACATCCAGGCAGCCACATAAGAAGACGCCAGATGAGGATATTTTTGAGCCTGAGAAACCAGACCGTCGCGAAAAACGGGCTCAAAAACTCACTTCCAAGGAAGCCATTCCTTCAACATCGAGGCAACCGCCTAAGGAAGCGCCTGATGAGAATATTTTTGCACCTGAGAGGCCAGAGCCACGAAAGAGTTATTCCCGTCCGAAAGCACGCCAAATTGAGAGGGAGTCATCGGATGACAGTGATGAAGAGAAGCCACCGCAGACAGTGGAAGAGGAAGGCgaggaaattatgaaaaaatatcaaaaaaagacGAAGACAAAATCCAAGGCAAAGGTCAAGGTGAAGGATTTGAAGCAG